A window of the Gossypium hirsutum isolate 1008001.06 chromosome A03, Gossypium_hirsutum_v2.1, whole genome shotgun sequence genome harbors these coding sequences:
- the LOC121218254 gene encoding uncharacterized protein → MKEIWGQWDGEVKQLFYCHYGDLPYLLDVKIDEHLFRALAQYWNSTYSCFSFRKVDLVPTIEEYTTLLHWPKIQVDRIYSRPANIPAFSKKLMNITGMSEQWVTTRIKQKGYCKCISWRNLRDLILAYPDVKKMVDVFALSIYGLVIFPKALGHVNEAVADLFDRLGKGTTHVPAILAETFRSLNACKRAGEGRFIGCAQLLLSWFHSHFWKVEKVSYRIFSENYSPLKELVATPRGFDWVPLLGVWGAVGYAPLLSLRQYRSRQFTPPTYGINDNIPTSDQGNPQSIEEHLKVIPSELEIIRQDFERKSLELEKRIEQLEEEKMQLGLDVDV, encoded by the exons atgaaagaaatttggggaCAGTGGGATGGCGAGGTCAAACAGCTATTCTATTGTCATTACGGTGATTTACCTTATCTGCTCGATGTCAAGATAGATGAACACCTGTTTCGAGCCCTTGCCCAATATTGGAATTCTACGTACAGTTGCTTCTCTTTCAGGAaagtagatttggtacctactatagAAGAATACACGACCTTGCTCCATTGGCCAAAGATTCAGGTTGACAGAATTTATTCCAGACCTGCTAACATCCCAGCGTTTTCAAAAAAGCTGATGAACatcacagggatgagcgaacaatGGGTAACAACCCGGATCAAACAAAAAGGATATTGTAAATGCATTTCTTGGAGGAACCTGAGGGATCTAATCTTAGCGTACCCCGACGTGAAGAAAATGGTAGATGTCTTCGCCTTGAGCATTTATGGACTGGTCATCTTCCCTAAAGCTTTGGGGCATGTAAACGAGGCTGTTGCCGACCTTTTTGACAGGCTTGGTAAAGGAACCACACATGTACCCGCAATCTtggctgaaactttcagatcATTGAATGCTTGTAAAAGAGCGGGTGAAgggagatttattggatgtgcacagctcttGCTATCTTGGTTCCACagccatttttggaaagtggaaaaggtcTCGTATCGTATCTTCTCTGAAAATTACTCTCCACTAAAAGAGTTAGTGGCAACACCGAG AGGTTTCGATTGGGTTCCCTTGTTAGGAGTATGGGGAGCcgtcggatatgctcctctactatCATTAAGACAGTACAGATCCAGACAGTTTACACCCCCAACATACGG AATTAATGACAACATCCCTACATCAGATCAAGGAAATCCTCAGTCGATAGAAGAGCACTTGAAAGTAATCCCCTCTGAGCTAGAAATCATCAGGCAAGATTTCGAGAGAAAGAGTCTGGAGCTAGAAAAAAGGATCGAgcagttggaagaagaaaagatgcagtTAGGGTTAGATGTCGATGTCTAG
- the LOC107886366 gene encoding probable DNA primase large subunit, translating into MEVFQSHRKSSSNNVIVSILPFYRSAPPLEVRLEDFEFFAMDRLRVLKGISDGLCRGKKPEEMEKLVVDLWKANMRHPQAVEEVNKDIISHFVLRLVYCRTEELRKWFLSMETTLFRHRFRLESSEAQRALMSEFKLPYKAVSNAEFESVKDKLGQVARSMGQNLAAADAIFYKVPFEEVPDLVSGRRVFIHKGHAYVAMNQVVSLVVTQFRSYISKALILTNRKWTSTIREQEKDRLTPIVEALCTSYLGPDYSQPQEFGEISIKDIDQVAKTSFPLCMRHLFEKVKEDHHLKHGGRMQLGLFLKGVGLKLDDALAFWKAEFAPKVSAERFDKEYAYNIRHNYGREGKRTDYTPYSCQKIISVTPGIGDHHGCPYRHFSEENLRAALVRMGVSSRAVEDVMDKVHNRHYQLACTLTFEAVHGSSCDAGINHPNQYFIDSQRVLQSKNGSVA; encoded by the exons ATGGAAGTATTTCAATCTCATAGGAAATCCAGTTCCAACAATGTCATCGTTTCTATTCTTCCTTTCTACCGATCGGCCCCTCCCCTCGAAGTCCGTCTCGAAGATTTCGAGTTCTTCGCCATGGATCGCCTCCGAG TTCTTAAAGGTATCTCAGATGGACTATGCCGTGGAAAGAAACCTGAAGAAATGGAAAAATTG GTAGTGGATCTTTGGAAAGCAAATATGAGACATCCGCAGGCAGTGGAGGAAGTAAACAAGGATATCATATCACATTTCGTTCTTCGCCTTGTGTACTGTAGAAC GGAGGAGTTAAGGAAATGGTTTCTGTCCATGGAGACTACCCTCTTCCGCCACCGGTTTCGCTTGGAAAGCTCTGAGGCACAG AGGGCATTGATGTCTGAGTTTAAGCTTCCCTACAAGGCAGTCAGCAATGCGGAATTTGAG AGTGTGAAGGATAAATTAGGCCAAGTTGCACGCTCTATGGGTCAGAATTTAGCTGCTG CTGATGCAATATTCTACAAG GTGCCCTTTGAAGAAGTTCCTGATCTTGTATCTGGTCGTCGAGTGTTTATACATAAAGGGCATGCTTATGTTGCTATGAATCAG GTGGTTTCTCTTGTTGTCACACAATTTCGAAGTTATATATCGAAGGCGCTCATCTTAACAAACAG AAAATGGACATCTACCATTAGAGAACAAGAGAAGGATCGCCTGACTCCT ATTGTGGAAGCACTATGCACAAGCTATCTGGGTCCTGATTACTCTCAG CCACAAGAATTTGGGGAGATATCTATTAAGGACATTGATCAAGTTGCTAAGACTTCATTTCCTCTATGTATGCGCCACCTATTTGAAAAG GTCAAAGAGGATCATCATTTAAAGCATGGCGGAAGGATGCAATTAGGTCTTTTCTTGAAG GGTGTTGGGCTGAAGCTTGATGATGCCTTGGCATTTTGGAAAGCGGAGTTTGCACCAAAG GTTAGTGCAGAGAGGTTTGACAAGGAATATGCATACAACATACGCCATAATTATGGAAGAGAAGGGAAGAGAACA GATTATACACCTTATTCCTGTCAAAAGATTATCTCGGTAACTCCTGGCATTGGTGATCATCATGGCTGCCCCTATAGGCATTTCAG TGAGGAGAATTTAAGGGCTGCACTTGTAAGAATGGGAGTAAGCAGTCGTGCAGTAGAGGATGTAATGGACAAAGTGCACAATAGGCACTATCAG TTAGCATGTACCTTAACGTTTGAAGCTGTTCATGGCTCATCATGTGATGCTGGTATCAATCATCCAAACCAATATTTCATTGACAGCCAAAGGGTTCTGCAATCAAAG AATGGTTCTGTGGCATGA